One genomic window of Haloferax mediterranei ATCC 33500 includes the following:
- a CDS encoding 50S ribosomal protein L19e, which produces MTDLKAQKRMAADVLDVGKGRVWFDPEAQSDIAEAITREDIRELVDEGTIRAKNAKGNSKGRARERAAKRSYGHRKGAGSRKGRSGARQNKKDAWVSRIRAQRRRLKELREDGTLDRTQYRTLYNKASGGEFDSVDRLEAYIQNNYQVEIQ; this is translated from the coding sequence ATGACGGACCTAAAAGCGCAGAAGCGAATGGCTGCCGACGTTCTTGACGTTGGCAAGGGTCGAGTTTGGTTCGACCCCGAGGCACAGTCCGACATCGCGGAGGCCATCACGCGCGAAGACATTCGTGAACTCGTCGACGAGGGAACGATTCGCGCCAAGAACGCCAAGGGCAACTCCAAAGGTCGCGCACGCGAGCGCGCCGCCAAGCGTTCCTACGGTCACCGCAAGGGTGCCGGCTCCCGCAAGGGCCGTTCCGGCGCTCGACAGAACAAGAAAGACGCATGGGTCAGCCGAATCCGCGCCCAGCGCCGTCGCCTGAAGGAGCTTCGCGAGGACGGTACGCTCGACCGTACCCAGTACCGCACGCTCTACAACAAGGCGTCCGGTGGCGAATTCGACAGCGTGGACCGGCTTGAAGCATACATCCAGAACAACTACCAGGTGGAGATTCAATAA
- a CDS encoding 50S ribosomal protein L18, giving the protein MATGPRYKVPMRRRREVRTDYHQRLRLLKSGKPRLVARVSNKHVRAQLVTPGPQGDETHAAATSADLDEYGWEAPTGNLPSAYLTGYLAGIRALAAGVEEAVLDIGLNTATPGNKVFAVQEGAIDAGLEIPHNDAVLADWDRNRGVHIAEYAEQLDEPLYSGDFDATNLPEHFDEVLGNLQEDE; this is encoded by the coding sequence ATGGCGACCGGACCACGATACAAGGTTCCGATGCGGCGTCGCCGCGAAGTCCGGACGGACTACCATCAAAGGTTGCGCCTGCTGAAATCGGGCAAGCCCCGCCTTGTTGCTCGCGTGAGCAACAAGCACGTCAGGGCGCAGCTGGTCACTCCGGGCCCGCAGGGCGACGAGACCCACGCTGCAGCGACCTCTGCCGACCTCGATGAGTACGGCTGGGAAGCCCCCACGGGCAACCTCCCGAGCGCGTACCTCACGGGGTACCTGGCAGGTATCCGAGCGCTGGCCGCCGGCGTCGAGGAAGCGGTCCTCGACATCGGCCTCAACACGGCCACGCCCGGAAACAAGGTCTTCGCGGTGCAGGAGGGTGCTATCGACGCTGGCCTCGAAATCCCCCACAACGACGCAGTACTCGCTGACTGGGACCGCAACCGCGGTGTCCACATCGCTGAGTACGCAGAGCAGCTCGACGAGCCGCTCTACAGTGGAGACTTCGATGCCACGAACCTCCCCGAACACTTCGATGAAGTGCTCGGGAACCTTCAGGAGGACGAATGA
- a CDS encoding 30S ribosomal protein S5, whose product MSRDNNGWEPRTRLGRMVQNGDVTSMDQALETGLPLKEPQIVDQLLPGMDDEVLDINMVQRMTDSGRRVKFRCVVAVGNRDGYLGYAEARDDQVGGAIQKAIEVAKLNIIKVDRGSGSWEDRAGGLNSLSRKAEGKAGSVTVRIIPAPQGLGLAAAETVRNILELAGIQDAWTKSDGNTRTTVNLAKATYNALKNASQSRTPRRAREIRREVRE is encoded by the coding sequence ATGAGCAGAGATAACAACGGCTGGGAGCCGCGAACGCGGCTCGGCCGCATGGTGCAGAACGGCGACGTCACGTCGATGGACCAGGCGCTCGAGACCGGGCTTCCGCTCAAGGAGCCCCAGATCGTCGACCAGCTCCTTCCGGGGATGGACGACGAAGTGCTCGACATCAACATGGTTCAGCGTATGACCGACTCCGGCCGCCGGGTGAAGTTCCGGTGTGTCGTTGCAGTCGGGAATCGTGACGGCTACCTCGGCTACGCTGAGGCCCGCGACGATCAGGTCGGCGGTGCCATCCAGAAAGCCATCGAGGTGGCGAAACTGAACATTATCAAGGTAGACCGCGGCTCGGGTTCGTGGGAAGACCGCGCAGGCGGCCTCAACTCCCTCTCGCGTAAGGCAGAGGGGAAGGCCGGCTCCGTGACGGTCCGTATCATCCCGGCCCCGCAGGGTCTCGGCCTTGCGGCCGCAGAGACCGTCCGCAACATCCTCGAACTCGCCGGTATCCAAGACGCTTGGACCAAGAGCGACGGGAACACGCGGACGACGGTCAACCTCGCAAAAGCGACCTACAACGCGCTCAAGAACGCGTCGCAGTCCCGTACTCCGCGACGCGCTCGCGAGATTCGACGGGAGGTGCGTGAATAA
- a CDS encoding 50S ribosomal protein L30 — MQAIVQLRGEVNISQDVRDTLSMLNIHRVNHATFVPENDAYRGMITKVNDFVAHGTPSVDVVETLVRTRAEPESGDGDISDEWVSENTDYDDVAALAQALVDEETTLREQGVSPVLRLHPPRGGHRGQKHVTKEGGQLGKHDTEQIDELLEAMR; from the coding sequence ATGCAGGCTATCGTCCAACTTCGCGGTGAAGTCAACATCTCACAGGACGTTCGCGACACGCTGTCGATGCTCAACATCCACCGCGTGAACCACGCGACGTTCGTGCCGGAGAACGACGCCTACCGTGGCATGATCACGAAGGTCAACGACTTCGTTGCACACGGCACGCCGAGTGTCGACGTCGTCGAGACCCTCGTCCGCACGCGTGCCGAGCCCGAATCGGGCGACGGCGACATCTCCGATGAGTGGGTTTCCGAGAACACCGACTACGACGACGTGGCTGCGCTCGCGCAGGCACTCGTCGACGAGGAGACGACGCTGCGCGAGCAGGGCGTCTCCCCCGTGCTCCGTCTGCACCCGCCGCGTGGCGGTCACCGCGGACAGAAGCACGTCACCAAGGAAGGCGGCCAACTCGGTAAGCACGACACCGAACAGATCGACGAACTTCTGGAGGCAATGCGATGA
- a CDS encoding uL15m family ribosomal protein produces the protein MTSKKRRQRGSRTHSGGTHKNRRGAGHRGGRGRAGRDKHEYHHYEPRGKHGFKRPDSLQDTVAEVKIQKLDEDAALLAADGVAEKDGDAYTIDARDVAEDGWDVDVVKVIGGGQVRNELNVVADAFTAGAVELIEEAGGSADLSERAEEAAEAEAEEAEADADEDDEE, from the coding sequence ATGACGTCCAAGAAGCGACGACAACGTGGCTCCCGTACGCACAGTGGCGGTACCCACAAGAACCGGCGTGGTGCCGGCCACCGTGGTGGCCGTGGCCGTGCCGGACGCGACAAGCACGAGTACCACCACTACGAGCCGCGCGGCAAGCACGGCTTCAAGCGACCGGACTCCCTGCAGGACACAGTCGCCGAAGTCAAGATCCAGAAGCTCGACGAGGACGCAGCGCTCCTCGCGGCCGACGGAGTCGCCGAGAAAGACGGTGACGCATACACCATCGACGCCCGCGACGTAGCCGAGGACGGCTGGGACGTGGATGTCGTGAAGGTTATCGGTGGCGGACAGGTTCGCAACGAACTGAACGTCGTTGCCGACGCCTTCACTGCTGGTGCCGTCGAACTCATCGAAGAGGCTGGCGGCAGTGCCGACCTCTCCGAACGTGCAGAAGAAGCGGCCGAGGCCGAAGCAGAAGAAGCTGAAGCCGACGCCGACGAGGACGACGAGGAATAA
- the secY gene encoding preprotein translocase subunit SecY, which translates to MGWKDAAEPVLARMPAVARPEGHVPFRRKLGWTGGILVLYFFLTNVTLFGLDTATANDLFGQFRSILAGQQGSVLQLGIGPIVTASIVLQLLGGADLLGLDTDNNPRDQVLYQGLQKLLVGVMIVLTGLPMVFAGNFLPADPAVATSLGIGTIGVKGLIFAQIAVGGVLILFMDEIVSKWGVGSGVGLFIIAGVSQQLVGGLFSWQGLGGASGFFPTWFGIATGAVDLPAAPDDLLSTIFLGQGQLLALITTLLIFGIVVYAESVRVEIPLSHARVKGARGRFPVKLIYASVLPMILVRALQANIQFLGRILNNQWAAMPAWLGQYTGGQVTGGLFYYVAPIQSRSDWMWFLGLTSADPLDIAIRVLIDLGFMIIGGAVFAVFWVETTGMGPESTARQIQNSGMQIPGFRRNPQVIEKVMERYIPQVTIIGGALVGLLAVMANMLGTIGAVSGTGLLLTVSITYKLYEEIAEEQLMEMHPMMRNMFGSE; encoded by the coding sequence ATGGGATGGAAGGACGCCGCCGAACCAGTGCTGGCGCGGATGCCCGCAGTCGCCCGTCCGGAGGGACACGTACCGTTCCGCCGGAAACTCGGGTGGACTGGTGGTATCCTCGTCCTGTACTTCTTCCTGACGAACGTGACGCTGTTCGGCCTCGACACCGCGACCGCGAACGACCTCTTCGGTCAGTTCCGGTCCATCCTGGCTGGCCAGCAGGGCTCGGTGCTCCAACTGGGTATCGGTCCAATCGTCACGGCGAGCATCGTCCTACAACTGCTTGGCGGTGCTGACCTGCTCGGGCTCGACACGGACAACAACCCGCGCGATCAGGTCCTCTATCAGGGCCTACAGAAGCTACTCGTCGGGGTTATGATTGTCCTGACGGGTCTGCCGATGGTGTTCGCTGGCAACTTCCTGCCGGCTGACCCAGCCGTAGCAACTTCGCTCGGCATCGGTACAATCGGCGTGAAGGGTCTCATCTTCGCGCAAATCGCCGTCGGTGGTGTCCTCATCCTGTTCATGGACGAGATTGTCAGCAAGTGGGGCGTCGGCTCCGGTGTTGGGCTGTTCATCATCGCCGGTGTCAGCCAGCAGCTCGTCGGTGGGCTGTTCAGCTGGCAGGGACTCGGCGGCGCGTCGGGCTTCTTCCCGACGTGGTTCGGCATCGCTACCGGTGCCGTCGACCTGCCGGCCGCGCCGGACGACCTGCTTTCGACAATCTTCCTCGGCCAGGGTCAACTGCTCGCGCTCATCACGACGCTGCTCATCTTCGGCATCGTCGTGTACGCCGAAAGCGTCCGCGTTGAGATCCCCCTCTCGCACGCTCGTGTGAAGGGTGCTCGCGGTCGCTTCCCGGTCAAACTCATCTACGCGAGCGTCCTGCCGATGATCCTCGTCCGCGCCCTGCAGGCGAACATTCAGTTCCTCGGGCGCATCCTCAACAACCAGTGGGCGGCGATGCCCGCGTGGCTCGGACAGTACACGGGTGGACAGGTCACAGGTGGCCTGTTCTACTACGTTGCGCCCATCCAGTCGCGCTCCGACTGGATGTGGTTCCTCGGACTCACGTCGGCCGACCCCCTCGACATTGCGATTCGCGTGCTCATCGACCTCGGATTCATGATCATCGGTGGTGCGGTGTTCGCAGTGTTCTGGGTCGAGACGACGGGAATGGGTCCCGAGTCGACCGCGCGACAGATTCAGAACTCCGGGATGCAGATTCCCGGGTTCCGACGTAACCCACAGGTCATCGAGAAGGTCATGGAGCGGTACATCCCGCAAGTGACTATCATCGGTGGCGCACTCGTCGGTCTCTTGGCCGTCATGGCCAACATGCTGGGTACCATCGGTGCCGTCTCCGGGACGGGGCTGCTGCTCACGGTCTCCATTACGTACAAGCTGTACGAGGAGATCGCGGAGGAACAGCTCATGGAGATGCATCCGATGATGCGCAACATGTTCGGCTCGGAATAG
- a CDS encoding protein-L-isoaspartate(D-aspartate) O-methyltransferase produces MDDDRTEQARRRLVASLREQGELYTTRVAKAMETVPRHEFVPDPVRDRAYADEPLGIGHDQVVTAPHLVARMTELLEPRPGQRVLEIGTGSGYHAAVLAEIVGPENVFTVERVPELADAARDALARTDYGDVTVVVTDGSGGLPEHAPFDRINVASVAPEIPDPLFDQLADDGRMVIPLGPRGGSQELVLVTKQDGRIERTTYGGVRFVPLIGEHGFPDDE; encoded by the coding sequence ATGGACGACGACCGAACCGAACAGGCGCGGCGGAGGCTCGTCGCATCGCTCCGCGAGCAGGGCGAACTCTACACGACGAGGGTTGCGAAGGCGATGGAGACCGTCCCGCGGCACGAGTTCGTTCCCGATCCGGTACGCGACCGCGCCTACGCGGACGAACCGCTCGGCATCGGCCACGACCAGGTCGTGACCGCGCCGCACCTCGTTGCACGGATGACCGAACTGCTCGAACCGCGACCGGGACAGCGCGTCCTCGAAATCGGGACGGGAAGCGGCTACCACGCCGCCGTTCTCGCGGAGATTGTCGGCCCCGAGAACGTCTTCACTGTCGAACGAGTTCCCGAACTCGCAGATGCTGCACGGGACGCTCTCGCTCGGACTGACTACGGTGACGTGACGGTGGTCGTCACAGACGGGTCTGGCGGGTTACCCGAACACGCCCCCTTCGATAGAATCAACGTGGCGTCGGTCGCACCGGAAATTCCCGACCCGCTTTTCGACCAACTCGCTGACGACGGGCGGATGGTCATTCCACTCGGCCCCCGCGGCGGGTCACAAGAGTTGGTATTAGTAACGAAACAGGATGGGAGAATCGAACGGACGACTTACGGCGGCGTTCGGTTCGTCCCGCTCATCGGAGAACACGGGTTCCCCGACGACGAGTGA